From one Solanum lycopersicum chromosome 12, SLM_r2.1 genomic stretch:
- the LOC101245625 gene encoding synaptotagmin-5-like has product MSFVLGVVFGIAFGLAIIVAFVKSGNARSKQRTDLASGIAAFARMTVEDSRKIFTPEEYPTWVVFSNQQKLAWFNSNLEKIWPYMDEAAAELVKSSVEPILEQYRPVILTSLKFSEFTLGTVAPRFTGISIIEDGSEGITMELEIKWDGNTSIILDIVTCVGVALPVQVKNIAFAGTFRLIFRPLVDEFPCFGAVCYSLRQKKKLDFTLKVIGGDMTAIPGVSDAIEGTIRMLLKTQSCGQLETLYEILPGEYRCTWNTARMA; this is encoded by the exons atgtcatttgttTTAGGGGTTGTGTTTGGAATAGCATTTGGACTTGCTATAATAGTTGCTTTTGTGAAATCTGGAAATGCTAGATCCAAACAACGTACTGATCTG GCTAGTGGAATTGCTGCATTTGCTAGAATGACAGTGGAAGATTCAAGAAAAATCTTTACACCAGAAGAATACCCTACTTGGGTTGTTTTTTCAAATCAACAAAAG TTGGCATGGTTTaattcaaatcttgaaaagatctGGCCATATATGGATGAG GCAGCAGCAGAACTAGTAAAGTCAAGTGTGGAGCCAATTTTGGAACAATATAGGCCTGTGATTTTGACGTCGTTAAAATTTTCAGAGTTCACCCTTGGTACAGTTGCTCCACGATTCACGG GGATTTCTATTATTGAAGATGGAAGTGAGGGTATTACTATGGAATTAGAGATAAAATGGGATGGGAATACAAGCATAATACTTGATATCGTTACTTGTGTTGGTGTAGCATTACCGGTGCAG GTGAAGAACATCGCGTTTGCTGGTACTTTCAGGCTCATCTTCAGGCCACTTGTTGATGAGTTTCCTTGCTTCGGAGCTGTATGTTATTCTCTAAGGCAGAAG AAAAAACTGGATTTTACGCTTAAAGTAATTGGTGGTGACATGACAGCAATTCCTGGCGTTTCTGATGCAATTGAG GGAACCATCCGGATGCTGTTGAAGACTCAATCATGTGGCCAGTTAGAAACGTTATACGAAATTTTACCAGGGGAGTATAG GTGCACTTGGAATACTGCCCGAATGGCATGA
- the LOC114073821 gene encoding LRR receptor-like serine/threonine-protein kinase: MGLKIGLILLNMVGPLFFLMGLMLRGTHINFPSLAILSLSSCELRDFPHLLKNVKTLKFLDISNNKIRGQIPNWFSSPLPSSICYTNKLKFLDLSHNNFSNSIPSCMGSMANLTVLDLRRNNFTGSIPPLCAQSTSLRTIVLNGNQFEGPVPMSLLNCAGLEILDVGKNAIDDTFPAWLGTLQELQVLISKSNKFRGPISTCQAKFCFPKLRIFDVSRNEFSGSLPAKVFGNFKAMIKLDGGDKGETKYMKPLIQNEFSDIRIDKSSRYMIEIVSDEVYKDSLRLVIKGQDIEVERISTIMTTIDLSSNHFEGVIPKTLKELNSLWQLNLSHNNLTGHIPMGSSYISICTSRGSTETTTFSRYTLLVELITLNMLCYYSDSLLNT, from the exons GAACACATATCAACTTTCCTAGTCTAGCAATTTTGTCCTTATCATCTTGTGAACTGAGGGATTTTCCGCACTTGTTGAAAAATGTAAAGACACTCAAGTTCTTGGATATTTCTAATAATAAGATTCGGGGTCAAATCCCTAACTGGTTTAGTA GTCCACTACCTTCATCCATTTGTTACACGAACAAGCTTAAATTTCTAGATTTATCACACAACAACTTCAGTAATTCAATTCCAAGTTGCATGGGAAGTATGGCTAATCTAACGGTGTTGGACTTAAGAAGGAACAATTTCACAGGGAGTATTCCACCATTATGTGCGCAGAGCACTTCATTGAGAACCATTGTCCTGAATGGTAATCAATTCGAAGGACCTGTCCCGATGTCATTGCTCAACTGTGCTGGTCTAGAAATCCTTGATGTGGGGAAAAACGCTATAGATGACACATTTCCAGCTTGGCTCGGAACTCTTCAAGAGCTACAGGTCCTTATATCAAAGTCAAACAAGTTCCGCGGACCTATAAGTACTTGTCAAGCTAAATTTTGCTTTCCCAAGTTGCGAATTTTTGATGTTTCTCGTAATGAATTCAGTGGCTCACTTCCTGCAAAAGTTTTTGGAAACTTCAAGGCAATGATCAAATTAGATGGCGGAGACAAAGGAGAGACCAAGTACATGAAACCACTGATTCAGAATGAATTTAGTGACATAAGGATTGACAAATCATCGAGGTATATGATAGAAATAGTCAGCGATGAAGTGTACAAGGATTCATTGAGGTTGGTGATCAAAGGTCAGGATATTGAGGTAGAAAGAATTAGCACAATTATGACAACCATAGATCTCTCAAGCAACCATTTTGAAGGTGTCATTCCGAAAACACTAAAGGAACTCAACTCACTTTGGCAACTCAATTTATCCCATAACAATCTCACAGGTCATATTCCAATGGGTTCCTCATATATTAGCATATGTACAAGTCGAGGGTCTACAGAAACAACTACCTTCTCAAGGTACACACTACTTGTGGAATTAATTACACTAAATATGTTATGTTATTACTCCGATTCTTTGTTGAATACCTAA